A DNA window from Molothrus ater isolate BHLD 08-10-18 breed brown headed cowbird chromosome 2, BPBGC_Mater_1.1, whole genome shotgun sequence contains the following coding sequences:
- the CD47 gene encoding leukocyte surface antigen CD47 isoform X1 — protein MWVLAASVLLGALRAGSAQLTLSGMSIVEKNDCNETVVLPCYVTNLIQNNENVMFVTWTRQGVIIFSYHGGTKIVNTHPSFSSARLLSPSELIKGVASLVLDSAQATVGNYSCKVTESNREGKIKMQLITSSVVSCGDETSKEKYGSWFLLVERAVIISLMCLLVILCAAQLTVIGLKYEIESQKKVCIIVALVIFAVVAGVGAALFIQDGYTAQNQAGLGLIVIPAVILVPLQYVMFGIVFDSLLQATLALIGLKLLGFIIAVVGFALCVPACPPLHGSVLIAGSAIMAIASLLSLAYVFIMGSRMKDHPRPGKAVEEPLNDAKGVMLE, from the exons ATGTGGGTGCTGGCCGCTTCCGTGCTGCTCGGTGCCCTGCGCGCAG GTTCTGCCCAGTTGACGCTTTCTGGGATGAGTATTGTAGAAAAAAATGACTGTAATGAAACCGTAGTTTTACCTTGTTACGTGACTAATCTAATCCAGAACAATGAAAATGTCATGTTTGTTACATGGACAAGGCAAGGAgttataattttttcctatcaTGGAGGAACCAAGATTGTTAATACTCATCCCTCATTTTCGTCTGCAAGACTTCTATCGCCGTCGGAATTAATCAAGGGTGTGGCCTCGCTGGTGCTTGATAGTGCGCAAGCAACTGTTGGAAATTACAGCTGTAAAGTAACAGAAtcaaacagagaaggaaaaataaaaatgcaacttATAACCAGCTCAG TTGTCAGTTGCGGCGATGAAACATCAAAGGAGAAATATG GATCATGGTTCCTTCTAGTGGAGAGGGCTGTCATCATATCATTGATGTGCTTACTTGTTATTTTATGTGCAGCTCAGTTAACTGTTATTG gattaaaatatgaaattgaATCTCAGAAGAAAGTGTGCATTATTGTAGCACTTGTCATCTTTGCAGTTGTAGCTGGTGTAGGTGCTGCTCTCTTTATCCAAG ATGGCTATACTGCACAGAATCAGGCTGGTCTTGGCCTCATTGTAATCCCTGCTGTGATTTTGGTACCGCTTCAGTACGTCATGTTTGGAATTG tttttgACAGTCTATTGCAGGCAACATTGGCTCTGATAGGTTTAAAACTTCTTGGATTTATAATTGCTGTAGTTGGTTTTGCACTGTGCGTCCCAG CCTGTCCTCCGTTACATGGGTCTGTTCTGATTGCTGGCTCAGCTATTATGGCTATTGCAAGTTTGCTTAGTCTGGCTTACGTGTTTATTATGG gTTCCAGAATGAAAGATCATCCTCGTCCGGGG AAAGCTGTAGAAGAACCACTAAATG ATGCAAAAGGAGTGATGTTAGAATGA
- the CD47 gene encoding leukocyte surface antigen CD47 isoform X2: MWVLAASVLLGALRAGSAQLTLSGMSIVEKNDCNETVVLPCYVTNLIQNNENVMFVTWTRQGVIIFSYHGGTKIVNTHPSFSSARLLSPSELIKGVASLVLDSAQATVGNYSCKVTESNREGKIKMQLITSSVVSCGDETSKEKYGSWFLLVERAVIISLMCLLVILCAAQLTVIGLKYEIESQKKVCIIVALVIFAVVAGVGAALFIQDGYTAQNQAGLGLIVIPAVILVPLQYVMFGIVFDSLLQATLALIGLKLLGFIIAVVGFALCVPACPPLHGSVLIAGSAIMAIASLLSLAYVFIMGSRMKDHPRPGNCRVM, translated from the exons ATGTGGGTGCTGGCCGCTTCCGTGCTGCTCGGTGCCCTGCGCGCAG GTTCTGCCCAGTTGACGCTTTCTGGGATGAGTATTGTAGAAAAAAATGACTGTAATGAAACCGTAGTTTTACCTTGTTACGTGACTAATCTAATCCAGAACAATGAAAATGTCATGTTTGTTACATGGACAAGGCAAGGAgttataattttttcctatcaTGGAGGAACCAAGATTGTTAATACTCATCCCTCATTTTCGTCTGCAAGACTTCTATCGCCGTCGGAATTAATCAAGGGTGTGGCCTCGCTGGTGCTTGATAGTGCGCAAGCAACTGTTGGAAATTACAGCTGTAAAGTAACAGAAtcaaacagagaaggaaaaataaaaatgcaacttATAACCAGCTCAG TTGTCAGTTGCGGCGATGAAACATCAAAGGAGAAATATG GATCATGGTTCCTTCTAGTGGAGAGGGCTGTCATCATATCATTGATGTGCTTACTTGTTATTTTATGTGCAGCTCAGTTAACTGTTATTG gattaaaatatgaaattgaATCTCAGAAGAAAGTGTGCATTATTGTAGCACTTGTCATCTTTGCAGTTGTAGCTGGTGTAGGTGCTGCTCTCTTTATCCAAG ATGGCTATACTGCACAGAATCAGGCTGGTCTTGGCCTCATTGTAATCCCTGCTGTGATTTTGGTACCGCTTCAGTACGTCATGTTTGGAATTG tttttgACAGTCTATTGCAGGCAACATTGGCTCTGATAGGTTTAAAACTTCTTGGATTTATAATTGCTGTAGTTGGTTTTGCACTGTGCGTCCCAG CCTGTCCTCCGTTACATGGGTCTGTTCTGATTGCTGGCTCAGCTATTATGGCTATTGCAAGTTTGCTTAGTCTGGCTTACGTGTTTATTATGG gTTCCAGAATGAAAGATCATCCTCGTCCGGGG
- the CD47 gene encoding leukocyte surface antigen CD47 isoform X3, whose translation MWVLAASVLLGALRAGSAQLTLSGMSIVEKNDCNETVVLPCYVTNLIQNNENVMFVTWTRQGVIIFSYHGGTKIVNTHPSFSSARLLSPSELIKGVASLVLDSAQATVGNYSCKVTESNREGKIKMQLITSSGSWFLLVERAVIISLMCLLVILCAAQLTVIGLKYEIESQKKVCIIVALVIFAVVAGVGAALFIQDGYTAQNQAGLGLIVIPAVILVPLQYVMFGIVFDSLLQATLALIGLKLLGFIIAVVGFALCVPACPPLHGSVLIAGSAIMAIASLLSLAYVFIMGSRMKDHPRPGKAVEEPLNDAKGVMLE comes from the exons ATGTGGGTGCTGGCCGCTTCCGTGCTGCTCGGTGCCCTGCGCGCAG GTTCTGCCCAGTTGACGCTTTCTGGGATGAGTATTGTAGAAAAAAATGACTGTAATGAAACCGTAGTTTTACCTTGTTACGTGACTAATCTAATCCAGAACAATGAAAATGTCATGTTTGTTACATGGACAAGGCAAGGAgttataattttttcctatcaTGGAGGAACCAAGATTGTTAATACTCATCCCTCATTTTCGTCTGCAAGACTTCTATCGCCGTCGGAATTAATCAAGGGTGTGGCCTCGCTGGTGCTTGATAGTGCGCAAGCAACTGTTGGAAATTACAGCTGTAAAGTAACAGAAtcaaacagagaaggaaaaataaaaatgcaacttATAACCAGCTCAG GATCATGGTTCCTTCTAGTGGAGAGGGCTGTCATCATATCATTGATGTGCTTACTTGTTATTTTATGTGCAGCTCAGTTAACTGTTATTG gattaaaatatgaaattgaATCTCAGAAGAAAGTGTGCATTATTGTAGCACTTGTCATCTTTGCAGTTGTAGCTGGTGTAGGTGCTGCTCTCTTTATCCAAG ATGGCTATACTGCACAGAATCAGGCTGGTCTTGGCCTCATTGTAATCCCTGCTGTGATTTTGGTACCGCTTCAGTACGTCATGTTTGGAATTG tttttgACAGTCTATTGCAGGCAACATTGGCTCTGATAGGTTTAAAACTTCTTGGATTTATAATTGCTGTAGTTGGTTTTGCACTGTGCGTCCCAG CCTGTCCTCCGTTACATGGGTCTGTTCTGATTGCTGGCTCAGCTATTATGGCTATTGCAAGTTTGCTTAGTCTGGCTTACGTGTTTATTATGG gTTCCAGAATGAAAGATCATCCTCGTCCGGGG AAAGCTGTAGAAGAACCACTAAATG ATGCAAAAGGAGTGATGTTAGAATGA